A stretch of Malus sylvestris chromosome 11, drMalSylv7.2, whole genome shotgun sequence DNA encodes these proteins:
- the LOC126590054 gene encoding uncharacterized protein LOC126590054 → MGRSRRKYKQSRTKVRVGLPKRKPNVFKPAFCLPPKLRALLAQQGPASAPQWDAEGSVIQNYKSFGFVSNPNLLSLRSRNSHMVESDSLQVPPPASDDPDASAELDFADGSDLEEDDLKTSLGKKRRDGKSAPLQPLTAMQRLHLGRLIEEYGDDYQRMFMDTKLNKMQHSVATLEKLCRRYHVHKDRNPLILTR, encoded by the exons atgggaagGTCTAGAAGAAAGTACAAGCAGTCGCGGACGAAGGTGCGCGTGGGGCTGCCGAAGAGGAAGCCCAACGTATTCAAGCCCGCCTTCTGCCTCCCTCCGAAGCTCCGCGCCTTGCTGGCGCAGCAAGGGCCGGCCTCAGCCCCCCAATGGGACGCCGAGGGCTCCGTCATCCAAAACTACAAGTCCTTCGGCTTCGTCTCCAACCCTAACTTGCTCAGCCTCCGGTCTCGCAATTCTCACATGGTCGAGAGCGATTCCCTCCAGGTCCCCCCTCCGGCCTCCGATGACCCTGACGCCTCCGCAGAGCTCGATTTCGCCGACGGCAGCGATCTCGAAGAGGACG ATTTGAAAACTAGTCTAGGGAAGAAACGTAGAGATGGAAAATCTGCACCACTACAACCATTAACGGCCATGCAGCGTCTTCATCTTGGTCGGCTCATTGAGGAGTATGGCGATGACTATCAG AGAATGTTCATGGATACGAAACTAAATAAAATGCAGCATTCTGTCGCAACTTTGGAGAAATTATGCAGACGGTATCATGTGCATAAAGATAGAAATCCCTTGATATTGACCCGTTGA